The sequence TGAACCCCTGGTACACGAACGCCAGCACCAGGGCAGACGCCGCCGCCCCCCATGTGAGCGCGGCGCGGCGCGCCCGGCGGTGCAGTTCACTGTCTTTTTCCAGGCGCAGCAGCAGGTAGGTGGCGCCGTGCAGCAAGAACAGACTCAGCGTGGCGAGCCCGCCCAGCACGCTGAACGTGTTGAACGCGTACAGGATTGACCCGTCAAAGCGCCCCCCATCCCCGACCGGCAGGCCACGCACCATATTCGCCATGATCAGGCCCCACAGGAACGCGGGCAGCAGGTTCGTGATGAAACTCGTCACGTCCCAGAAGGTCCGCCAGCGGCGGTGGTTCACCTCGGCTCGGTACTCGAACGCCACGCCCCGCCCGATCAGCGCCAGCAGGATCAGGGCGAACGCCGGGTACAGCGCCGTCATCAGCGTGCCGTACCACGTGGGAAACGCCGCGAAGATCACCCCCGCCGCCAGGATCACCCACACCTCGTTGGCGGCCCAGAAGGGCCCGACCGTCCGGATCATCGCGCGCCGCTCCGCCTCGGTGCGCGCCAGGAACGGCTGCAGCAGCCCCACCCCGAAGTCAAAGCCGTCCAGAAAGAAGTAGATGGCGAAAATCACGGCCGTCAGCGTGAACCACACGGTGGGCAGGTCAGTCATGCGCGCGCTCCTTCCGCCACGTACTCCGGCGCGGGCACGGACGGGGTTTCCACGTCCGGTTCGTGCATGCCGGCCCGGGCGGTGCGGGTCAGGAGAAAGACGTCCAGGCCGATCAGGGTCAGGTACACCATCCAGAAGGCCGCCAGGAACAGCAGGACC is a genomic window of Deinococcus taeanensis containing:
- the cydB gene encoding cytochrome d ubiquinol oxidase subunit II, with amino-acid sequence MTDLPTVWFTLTAVIFAIYFFLDGFDFGVGLLQPFLARTEAERRAMIRTVGPFWAANEVWVILAAGVIFAAFPTWYGTLMTALYPAFALILLALIGRGVAFEYRAEVNHRRWRTFWDVTSFITNLLPAFLWGLIMANMVRGLPVGDGGRFDGSILYAFNTFSVLGGLATLSLFLLHGATYLLLRLEKDSELHRRARRAALTWGAAASALVLAFVYQGFIRTGLFGTFGLERWLFPAAAAGNLALIWLALTVKRDALAFAATGLTIVFSTGTIFGSLYPNVQPSTLGEAFNLTVRNAASEPYTLRLLTWVSATFLPLIIGYQVWNFYVFRQRIRAQDERIPGGQSDGVRPGDTGQSGPY